ATGTAGGCTACAGTCCATTATGTGTAATGTTAGtggtatattttttttctgaaatgtcaCTAAGTGTATGAATGATCCAAAGATAAATCAATGCAATGTCCATTTTTTGCAGGACTCTACCAATGCTGCGCCGGTGGACATAGAAATCCTTGTAATTGCATTTCCAAAAAACACACTTCACAAGATCTTCATAAGGGAACCACAGTGATGGGCATTACAGTCTtcattaaatgtgatttttacttcctaATGGAAGCTTTTATTATTTACCTGACTGAGCACATTGTTCTTTAATGTGTTGTGTGTGAATGTTCTTGTTGTAATGTTATTAATATACACTATTTTATTgtacttatttatatttttaagcaGTGTTAGTCTAATTAAACTGTTTGACAAAATAAACCCAATACATTTGGACTTTCTTGAAGAGTTGCGACTTTGGTGTTTCAATACATTTCCCAACTGTACATGAGTGCCTAAGATTACATGCATCTTTCTAAAAACATAAAGTCCCCTTTTCAGGATGGTTAAGCATCAGCTTTGaaagcaaatgaaaaaaaaaaaaaataacatctcAATTCTATGATTGATCATTCCATTTCCAGACAGCTTTTCAGTTAGCAGTATATTTGAATCTCATCACCTAAATAAAAGACAGAATTGCAGTGATTGTACTACTCCTGTATCTTTCCTCACCTAAGAGTGAGTAAACACATTAACATTGTGAATGCAGTGAAAGGTTTTGTTTAAATAACCCAGGTCATATTCATCTGGGTGCATCCTGTGACTGTGCTTCCCCGAAGCTGTGtacaatatacactaccggtcaaaggttttgaaacacttgactgaaatgtttttcatgatcttacaaatcttttgatctgaaggcgtatgcttaaatgtttgaaattagttttgtagacaaaaatataattgtgccaccatattaatttttttcatcataaaactaaaattaaattaaattttatatatatatatatatatatatatatatatatatatatatatatatatatatatatatattttttttttttaatggatgacttggaccaaataataaagaaaagcagccaataagtgcccaacatagatgggaactccttcaatactgtttaaaaagcatcccagtgtgatacctcaagaagttggttgagaaaatttcaagagtacatgtctgcaaattctaggtaaagggtgagtactttgaagatgctaaaatataacacagttttgatttattttggattttgtttagaaacaacataattcccatagttccattgatgttattccatagttgtgatgactttactattattctaaaatgtgaagaaaaaaattgtaataaagaatgagtaagtgtttcaaaacgtttgacgcTGTAGGTCAGAAAATGTATGCATGTTCTGTGAGCTATTTTTAGTGAGTTAGCTTTTGTTCGCCTCTTTTTGGGAACTTTCCCCTTGATAATTAGAAAACATCCCTTAGAGGTTGTAAtactttatttactttctttTAAAATAGACAAAATAGTATTCATGTGAtctaaaatgttgtttgtttatCACATGctcaaataaaaacttttaaccATCATATGCATCTTTTgtgcatcatgattttatttgttcTATAGATATGATGATTTTATGAAAAGATAAAAGAACGTATAAAAATGACTAGCCATTTCCAGAAAGTGCCATTCTTTCTCAGGCCAGCAGTCATGACGTTACAAAATGTTTATTCATTCAAACCAGTGATGAAACATCCTGCAATTTTATGCTAaagtctgatatatatatatatgcatatgcatatgtatatatgtgtgctgGAAAACCCCACAGCTTTCAAAATGAACAAGATTTTATGGGAGAGCAGATGACTGAAATGTATCTAGGGAtatacttctcaagtaaataccACAGAAGTGATTCAACTGAAAGGAGACTAAAGAAGACCATGGTATGTATTGATTAGGAATCTATAGTTTActactatattatattaaatgcaaaccctgcaaaagaaaaaaaatacttgtatacatttatataatgcaTATAAGCAAGTGGTTATTTTAAATGTCCAGACTGGAGGTGTTTTGAAGCTTAGAGCTACATTTGGACACATTGGACTTTTGATGATGTATCTCAGGGTGATATTGGGTAAGTGTATGCTTCATTCATTCTcctcaaggaaaaaaaaaagaatttataaatcctatatactgtaaataggaTTAACTTCTTTTGCCAtgaattttttcacatttaaccATTGAAAAACTTTGCAGTCTATGTCGATGGATGGACTTACAGTTACTCAAATAAAACAATGTCATGGAATAACTCAAGGAAGTGGTGTCAAACAAATTACACAGATGTTGTGATGGTCCACAATGAAAATGTAACACGTTTCCTCATAAATAATTTGCCACAAATATCTGGCTCTTACTACTGGATTGGAATCAAAAAGATTGATGGTATTTGGACTTGGGTTGCCAATGGACAGGTTGTGGACTATCAACCTTGGGCAATAAATGAGCCCAACAACGTAAAGTCTAATGAAAACTGTGTGGAGATGTACATCAGCATCTCAGAAAATAATGGCAAGTGGAATGATGAAGGTTGTGAAAAGGAAAAGCTTCCAATATGCCAAAAAGGTAAGGAGACAGGGTGGCAAGGTGCAATAATGTGATATGTTAAGCCTTACTTGTTGCCTTTCTTTTCAGTTTGAGCACATATTTACATTAAAGTATTAATTTTCACCAGTATTGTGAAATCCTCTCAGAGACAGAAAAAATtagatgcttaaagggatagtttactccaaaataaaattctgtcatcatttactcacccttatgttgctcCAAATCTAAATgcctttcttccatgaaacacaaaatgtgatATCCTCAGTCCTCATTcttttttattgtatgaaaaaaagatgcaataaaagtgaatggtgactgagactaacatcttttgtgtgccacataacatttacaaaaaaaaagtcatatgggtgtggaacaatatgagggtgtgcAAATAAtgatggattttttatttttggctgattTATCCCTTTAATAGTAATATGTAATAGTTTAGTAATatgattttaaaacaagaaataaaatggGAAAGGCctataacattttggaattcatttTTTAATAGTCTTTAAAGAGCGTCTCTCCTAAATCTGTATATTTTCTCTCAGCACAATGTCTAAACAATTCATGCAGTGATAGAGAAGACTGTTTCGAACAAGTCAACAACTTCACCTGCACGTGTAAGCCAGGTTTGTCGGGGCCGCGCTGTGAAACAGGTCAGGACGAAATGTATTTCAACAGGAATCCAAATGTCttattttataacattaaatTTATTGATGAAATGAAATGAGAGCCAGCAATTGTTATAATCCAGATTATCACAATGCATGTTGTGAAGAATGTTACTATGACCATGACACATGTAtggtttcaaaatatatatatatttttttttttactcaactttaaatctttgttaatgtttataaatattatgatcaTTTGATGTTAGAAATTCCTTGATCATGCaagctcttctctctctccagctgTATCATGTGAGAAGCTATCCGCACCGCAGCATGGCTGGATGGATTGTGCTGGTTTTTATGGGAATCATTCCCTCAACTCAACCTGTACATTTTTCTGTGCTTCTGGTTACAAACTGAGTGGCACAGCTGAGCTCAAATGCAATTCCTCAGGTGCATGGAATGCACCTCCACCTTCATGTGCAGGTACAAATTAAGCTCCCGTGTTTACATCAATATTTCTAAAacttgaatgtactgtatgtataagagGATCTCTCGTGCCAGTCAATCTTGTGTACCACATCCAAATTCAAGTGAATTGTTTCCCAAATGTCTGATGGCAGTGGAGTGTTACCCCCTCCTTTTGTTTGGTGGTGGCTTGATGAACTGCTCTGAAGGGCATGACACCTACAGATCTACCTGTAGAGTCCAGTGTCCACCTGGTCATCTGCTGCTGGGTTTTGCTGAGTTCTCCTGCAGAGCTGATGGCACATGGGTGTCTTCCTTTCCGCTAATGTGTGCAAGTGAGAACTTTCAAGCATTGAAATGAACACACTTTTCCTGTTTAATAGAATGAGAGTCTCAATAGAATGAGAGTTTCCCATATGCTCACAGTAGATTGTTTTGCTACCCCTCCTCAGATTATGTCCATTTCCTATGGGCACTTTTGGGATGCTTTGGCCTATCAATGTTCTGTTGCTGTCTATTATGCTGTTCCAAATGCAGAAAGAGTGAGTATAGTGTGAagtctatgtatgtatgtatctatctatctatctatctatctatctatctgtctgtctgtctgtctgtctgtctgtccatcagtCTGTCTATTaacttgtgtttttctttttaaatttaatCCTAGGTAGGAAGGCAGTCAGATCAAGGTAAAGTATGTTTACTGTAAGTTTTCTTGCAATtactttctttttgttcttatttaaatttaaagtgtGTTTGAATCTCGCTAATTCCACCATGTTTCTATCAGAACTCAACAGGAGACAATAAATCAAGTGAATGAAGCAGAACACACACCACTAGAGGGCCCTGCCTGTTCAGCATAAATGTGTCTAATCTGGCAACAACTAGTTCCACTTGATGATTCAGAAGATTAATCTGATTcggttcatatttttttaatataaaaactaaGCATAAAAATAAGTTTTGTATGTGCAGATGATTAATAAAGTCATCAATAATATTCCTAATCTTTTGCTCAATGTTTGATGTTGTTTATTGTTGCTGGTACAAAACATAATATTATAAATGATTGTCATTTGTCCTGAGATATTACTCTCTCTCTAACTATCTATTATGAATGTGTGTGACATAAATAATCATAActactggggggcctgggtagctcagcgagtatcgatgctgactacaacccctggagtcacaagtttgaatccagggtgtgctgagtgactccagccaggtctcctaagcaaccaaattggcccggttgctagggaaggtagagtcacatggggtaacctccccgtggtcgcGATTATTGGTTctagctctcaatggggcgcgtggtaagtcgcagagagtagcatgagcctccatgtgcagtgggtctccacggtgtcatgcacaacaagccacgtgataagatgcacagactggcggtctcagaagcagagacaactgagacttgtcctccaccacccgaattgagggGAGTAaacacaccaccacgaggacctaataagtagtgggaattgggcattccaaattgggagaaagggggatacaaaaataaataaataatcataaccTTTTTACTGTTAATTTTCTGGCATATAACGTCAGCCTTTGGCTTGCCCCTTTAATGACAGCACTATTACACAACTTCCTTCCACCTAATTCCCCATAGCTGACTGCATACCCTACAAGCAAATCATAATTATCAgtcattttaatcaaattaaatgaaaCTGCACAGTTGCAATGAAGGTAAGATGAACTATGAGCAgccgcgggccgtgcattttaagtctaggccttcagtgtgatgccattgagaaaacacagtttcacaatgagtaAGATGCTTAGATGatcatacattacatggcagtcagctagtaataccaactgacattttaaaaacacgtccgtgcatgaaagccagaacttaaaacaaaacttaatgctcaagcaaaactaattttaactgcagcattatTGTTTTGTGAATTGTATGTTttcataaatcataatttttccatATGTATCTactaaggaggtctataatacctggaaaaattgatctaataatatttgcgatttaaatgttgcttgcaataaattttgtttcgtcagggtacatggtaatgttgcgttccattcaagttggatgtgggatattcctacttggtatctccgaccataaatgcattccattccccgctcccattagcttagcaggtgtttgactctcattagagatgtcacctagcaacccaactgttaAACAaggctgcagtgctagcatttgtgcttcaggtgtacaattatcaaaagagattataatgttttttccTCGATTGCTTAAACACATTTGTCCACTCTGAcatcacattttcaaaacagttaacacacaGGCTAAAACTGAAGCTCACTGGCCAAAATGACTAATTTTGTTTGCAAAATGCTCTAACActcacaaaacattaaaaacatgcaaCAAAAGCAAATATTTCCATCAAACACCACAACTTGGTCAAATTAATATATTCTTTCAATCAATCATTACACAATGGACAAAATACAGCTATCAATATGAAATTATACTTTTCAAACTCAGAAATGctgaatactgtaaaaaaaagcaACCAAAGGAAATTTAGGggtagaaatatctaaaaaaaataaaataaagttgaaatactCAGAACTTCACATTTAGTCCATTCGTTCCTGACGATTATGCCACAGGTTCTCATCAACATCGCATTGGATGTTTTCCCTTGCAATGCACCGAGGGGAATACCTTGCATGGCATATCCATCCCTGGCAGTCCTCTGCACCTATTGCCAGGCAACCAGCATTCATTGCCTCCAGTAGGGACATCTGCTCATATGGCTGGTGATCATACACCTTCCATCTCCAAGCAGAGAAGAACTCCTCAATTGGGTTCAGAAAAGGGGAGTATGCAGGGAGGAATTGTATCATCATACGGGGCTGGGCTGCAAACCATTCATTCACAAGGCGAGAGTGGTGGAAGGCAACATTGTCCCAAATGATGACATACGGAGTCATGCCAGGCCTAAACAGCCCTCTCTCTTCGGGTGGAACCAATGTTTCATTCAGTGCATCAAGAAATATGATGAGGCGTTCTGTATTGAATGGGCAGATAGTTGGTATGTGGCAAAAGACACCATCATTGAGATGGCAGCACACATGGTGATATTGGCGTCCCTCTGACCTGGCACTGTGACAGTGACCCTCTGCCCAATTACGTTCCTCCCACGTCTGCTCACTTTACAGAGGTTGAAGCCGGCTTCATCCACATAAATTAATTTGTGATGTGCCCCTTCAGCTTCAAGCTCCATTAttctccaagaaaaaaaaaagcaaattcatAAAGCAAATTATTATAGTTGCATGTAACTGTATGGTATAACAAggcattacaattaaaaaaaaaaaaaaaaaaaatccatacctGCACATACTGGAATCTTGCCTCCTTCACGATGTCAGAGTTTCTTTGGAATGGAACTCTGTACAGCTGCTTCATTCTGACATGGTCACACTATTCAACTCACACTGTTGATATTTCTAAATTCTCCCTGATCTGCAATTACTGCTGCCTGGATTTCACACAGTCTGATCGCATTGTTTGCCATGACCATATCTACAATGGCAGCCTCCTGTTCAACACTAAAGATCTTTCCTCTGCCACCAGTGTGTGGATTCTATAAAGTAAAAGCAAAAAGCATGTCAATATTGACATTTTGACAGTCACATATATGGGATTGATGAAACATCTGCATTACTGTAGACACAGTTTGTTCTGCCAACAGGGCAATACAGTAAAGCTGAAATACACAGTGGTATAAAGTAACATTGTGACTTACCTGTTCTCATTCCGAAAAAGCCTGACAATAGATGCCACAGTGCTCTGACTCAGAATGGGCTGGACCCTTTGTCCAGCCTCTCTAAAGGACAAGCCATGATTGATGACATGTTTTTGATGACAATAACTGTTGCCCAAATTTCATTTGAAACTTGAGCTCTATTTTCACCTCTTGCTGCGGCTCCTCCATCACGCATGCAAACTCCTCTTCCTCAGGCCCCTCTGCCATGGCCTCTTACTCTTACTCTCCTTCCATGCCTTGCTATGCTTGCAAATAGCAACACAGAGGTGGCATCTTTTATAGATGGATGAGGACTGATTGCTGATTGAAGAGTTATGCAAACGAGTTTCACACAGGTGGATTAGAGATTCATAATTATGCAAGTACTTTCTATCAGCTGTGAATAGATGTTTTCATTTTGTTCAACACAGTTAATCCAATAGAGTTTGGGGTCTTTCAATGAGATCTGTGGTAACTGTTTTGACAAAGCGTGTGAAAAATGtgtgaaacaaatgaaaaattgTGCTAAGAAGGTGATGGTGAAGATCAAGTGGATCCCAGTTTCATTAAGCGTGTCTTAGCAAATGAGAAAAACTGTATTCAATTTTTTAACATGCACTTCCAGTGTGATTTATTTGTGTACCTCAACATTAGAATATTTCACAAGAAAGGAAGGGAGGGGGCTATTCCTTTGCCAACAGCCATGTTTGATCTATTAAAAACATCTTGACGGTTAAAATAGAACTAGAATAGAACATTTAGCCTTTGTTAAGCTATTTAAGTGTACATTAATGAACTTTTGAATTGTGATTAATTGAGGATTGTTCTGCAGATGTGCTGTACCTGTGCAGTTGGGAGTTTTGTCAGTCCAGTGCCCATTGGGGTCACATCGGGTTGTCCTTGAGCCCTGGAGCACAAAACCCTCTTCACACTTGAACTCACAGCTTGAGTTGTAGctgttacagttttttttttaattggtttggTGCAATTTTCACAAGCAAGtggaacattttcaaaactcttagtaCTAATCTCACAACAGATCATCACAAATAcacttttttcaaacatttcagcatattttcaattgtgttagtacaaaacacaaaatcacaaagtATCCTTTTCTCTACACATAATATGTGTTTCATCTATATCAGCTATTCATTCACAGTAACTGCCTTTCATAATCTTATCAATATCAAACTTTTGATTTGCATCTCTTATCATTCAGTTTATTACATTTGTCTGTCATTTAATTCAACTGatcttaaaggggacctattatgcaaaattcacttttacatggtgtttgaacataaatgtgagtcggcagtgtgtgtacacaaccaccctacaatgttaaaagtccacccactcctctttcttatatttctattaatcaaaaatagtgtctcaaaatgactggttttcgtatccgctctaaagtgatgtcactttagagcaggctacgcccacgactggtgacggactccaccctattatcatagatcctcccctgagtgatgacacacagtccgccatttttttccacgctggatcagctacagtgagaagaataatgtctcagttTAATAAGCGTCAtacgtgttctgttgttggctgtaaaagtgaacataagagtcttcatgtactcccggcatcagagccactgaagacgcagtggaaaagttttgtttttgaagaaaatgtgccccaaaacataccaaaatttgtgtatgtttgtgcaaatcattttacaccggactgctttgtgaatgagggtcaatataaagcaggattttcaaaaatttttactctcaagcatggatcagtaccaactgtttgtgttccagctttatatcctgaagatgtaagtatcgcactttatattttgtgaatgtttgcaaattgcctttccgaatgtgcttgttagctgattccacggctaatgcagctaaagttaccattgtctctgattgtattcacggagaccagagctatgtctttatagcttgtttgcacatgacgtcacgtcactgcaTTGCTGTGgcatgaaatgcagatggagggcaggaatttattttctacataagaagcactataacaaactcaaaatgcctatgttttgcattGTTTACAGTTGcgcatacatatatggctgaactccggtatttacggtgtcagtcatattggttctgatttgttgttgctatagtatccgaagcactaGCTgaaaaggcacagccctcttccggaaagggggcggggagcagcagcacatttgcatttaaagaaacacacgaaaacagcgtgtttttgaatccacccaaaaagaggtatttacaacatggtataataaactatccgtggggtattttgagctgaaacttcacagacacattctggggacacctgagacttacattacatcttgtaaaaaggggcataataggtctcctttaatgtTTAATCAATGAATCATTTATTATGTCAATAGATttttatgtagggctttactggttgtttagatcagtgttactatcagaaataattaataattatttatttagttattaattaatatttaaattaattaattgaatctaactcattaaaacctcatatggggctccagtaaatgtagtgcgctacgtttaggagcaagtttggttattagcaataattaataattatcaaagataattattaattattaaaatcaatacaacattgatgagaatcaatgttagcttttctaatcctttaaattaacaattatcaaagataattgttaattgttaacatcgatgaaacattaattaaaattaacactagcttattgatcattcaaattcaacaatcatcaaagataattatcagttatcaaaaatcaatagaatattaataaggattaacattgacggggcaccaccctggaatcagggactaataaccagaaagTATaaaagtctcaatattagattgttttcttaggaaaatcgacatccgaagaatatagattttcgggaagaaaaacaatgaatgaaggcttgaatccgagcactgacatcccatcagcatgacacaggcgtatgtaaaacaaaccaaaacacttctctttgtaatataaacaaagtttatttatgcagtaatatcaattaataattaatacaatgcagtcaataaacttccgacttacaactacaaactaaacagtgatatgattagatatggaaactaaaataatcttataacacataaggtgtgtgtgtgagagtgtgtgtgagagtgtgtgtgtgtgtgtgtgtgtgtgtaaggagggacgcgcacaaaatggcgaacgcgactctcgtggagagtatgtcacgcgagacttccggccagggaatatgaccgcgaatgggggcggagagaaaccagtcaatggcgtctaccagttaccgcgtgtatccgcttgtacgatagcttagggacaaagctgggctttagcatgaagct
The nucleotide sequence above comes from Myxocyprinus asiaticus isolate MX2 ecotype Aquarium Trade chromosome 25, UBuf_Myxa_2, whole genome shotgun sequence. Encoded proteins:
- the LOC127416390 gene encoding L-selectin-like: MSANSSFQNEQDFMGEQMTEMYLGIYFSSKYHRSDSTERRLKKTMTGGVLKLRATFGHIGLLMMYLRVILVYVDGWTYSYSNKTMSWNNSRKWCQTNYTDVVMVHNENVTRFLINNLPQISGSYYWIGIKKIDGIWTWVANGQVVDYQPWAINEPNNVKSNENCVEMYISISENNGKWNDEGCEKEKLPICQKAQCLNNSCSDREDCFEQVNNFTCTCKPGLSGPRCETAVSCEKLSAPQHGWMDCAGFYGNHSLNSTCTFFCASGYKLSGTAELKCNSSGAWNAPPPSCAVECYPLLLFGGGLMNCSEGHDTYRSTCRVQCPPGHLLLGFAEFSCRADGTWVSSFPLMCANYVHFLWALLGCFGLSMFCCCLLCCSKCRKSRKAVRSRTQQETINQVNEAEHTPLEGPACSA